In one window of Episyrphus balteatus chromosome 3, idEpiBalt1.1, whole genome shotgun sequence DNA:
- the LOC129913622 gene encoding uncharacterized protein LOC129913622, translating to MKNLIGIIFGLLLASSASAMPRFDDQLRELVESVRQQLPCGFPTAGIPPLAPYRNQLHQFDLNNRGTDLLGNFTNLIITGIDGFDVKELHYATLLMKLNFDVNFSQIKLFSQYYAKGGVQIFGRNFSLVGNGDFDLLAENIRINGSFHLRPTTSNGLKIWNFKSSFNMDGVKSQTTGILNSPLYSGFFNSWVEEFVRILVDENRDHIGNKIGSYIVPAVNQQLKKVSVLELIGVILGLGAPDSPLFPVCQV from the exons ATGAAGAACCTAATTGGTATCATTTTTGGTCTTCTATTGGCTTCATCTGCTTCGGCTATGCCAAGATTCGATGATCAACTTCGAGAATTAGTCGAAAGTGTTCGACAGCAATTACCTTGTGGATTTCCAACTGCTGGAATTCCACCATTAGCGCCATATAGAAACCAGTTACATCAATTCGATTTGAATAATCGTGGAACAGA TCTTTTGGGAAACTTTACAAACCTCATTATCACAGGAATTGATGGTTTCGATGTCAAAGAACTCCACTATGCCACACTTTTGATGAAGCTAAATTTCGATGTGAATTTTAGTCAAATTAAACTCTTCAGTCAATACTACGCCAAAGGTGGTGTTCAAATATTTGGAAGAAACTTTTCATTAGTCGGAAATGGTGATTTTGATTTACTAGCCGAAAATATTCGTATTAATGGAAGTTTTCATCTTCGTCCAACAACATCGAATGGCTTGAAAATATGGAATTTTAAAAGTTCTTTCAATATGGATGGAGTAAAGTCGCAAACTACGGGAATTCTGAATAGTCCTTTGTATAGTGGTTTTTTCAACTCCTGGGTTGAAGAATTCGTTAGGATTCTTGTGGACGAAAACAGAGATCACATTGGCAATAAAATTGGAAGTTATATTGTGCCTGCTGTTAATCAACAACTGAAGAAGGTATCGGTATTGGAGCTGATTGGAGTTATTTTAGGACTTGGTGCACCAGATAGTCCTTTGTTTCCAGTTTGTCAAGTTTAG
- the LOC129913617 gene encoding uncharacterized protein LOC129913617, giving the protein MPIVLIMRLLVVLLALTAVVLAEIEDYDIDLVPDESSSEIDSPIKSAGQIQPRFIISWQVRRQLKKLRKRMPCGFPDQGVPPLAPYRLEELKYDLKTSLVETINDIFRFKVDGLDNFKIKKFTLNIIKRRVQFNFLFKKIRLTGKYNTNTLVKALNDLGVNVRYEGQGDLDFSLEKLQVSGNLKYKLPILIGSAKITEFYATVEVGNCKSNITGLAGEGKYNRFLNDKLESSVVSGINDNKDGVSAKIEQAFVPRVNKALKGTNFWDIWDYIFNSGSKEEEEGSDVDDDICIPPPDPWA; this is encoded by the exons ATGCCAATAGTCTTGATCATGAGGTTGCTTGTAGTTTTACTAGCCTTGACGGCAGTAGTCTTGGCAGAAATTGAAGATTATGATATTGATTTGGTACCAGACGAATCAAGTTCGGAAATAGATTCTCCCATTAAATCAGCGGGACAAATTCAACCGCGTTTTATAATTTCCTGGCAAGTTCGTCGTCAATTGAAAAAACTTCGAAAACGAATGCCATGTGGATTCCCGGATCAAGGTGTTCCACCGTTAGCTCCATATCGTTTGGAAGAGTTAAAATATGATCTCAAAACGTCACTTGTTGA AACTATCAATGATATCTTCCGTTTTAAAGTCGATGGCTTGGATAACTTCAAAATCAAGAAATTTACCCTAAACATCATCAAACGTAGGGTACAATTTAATTTCCTATTTAAGAAAATTCGTCTAACTGGAAAGTACAACACAAATACCCTCGTCAAAGCTTTAAATGATCTTGGCGTAAATGTTCGTTATGAGGGTCAAGGTGATCTTGATTTTAGTTTGGAAAAATTACAAGTCTCAGGAAATTTGAAGTACAAGCTACCTATTCTAATTGGATCAGCAAAAATTACTGAATTCTATGCTACAGTGGAGGTGGGAAATTGTAAATCGAATATAACTGGACTGGCTGGTGAAGGAAAATATAATcgatttttaaatgataaactTGAAAGTTCAGTGGTTAGTGGAATTAATGACAATAAGGATGGAGTTAGTGCTAAAATTGAACAGGCGTTTGTACCAAGAGTGAATAAAGCATTGAAGGGTACTAATTTCTGGGATATTTGGGATTATATCTTTAATAGTGGCTCAAAGGAAGAGGAGGAGGGAagtgatgttgatgatgatattTGTATACCACCTCCAGATCCATGGGCTTAA